The Nitrososphaerota archaeon genome segment CTTAGGCTACAGTCCCAATCTCCCCCTCTACCTCACCTCCACTGCGCTCGCGGCTAGTGTAGGGTTTGCGCTCTACTACCTAGGGTTTTATGGTGGTGCGGATGCTAAAGCTCTTTTAGTCTGCGCTCTACTCGCCCCACTATCCAACAGAAACCTCATCCTCCACCCCTTCACACCACTAATAGTACTCGTAAACTCAGCGATATTGACTGCCACGCTCGCAATCTACTACGGCGTAAGCAATCTAATCCGCATACTTAGAGGAGAGAAGATATTCGAGGGCTTAGAGCACGAACCCCTCCGTAGAAAAACCTTCGCATGTCTACTTGGCTTCAGAGCAAAGGGCAGAGCCGGACCGTTCTACTTTCAGATGGAGAAGGAAGAAGATGGTAGAAGAAGGTTCGACTTCTCTCCGCTTCGAGCCTACGAAGAATTCACAACAAGAGAGGATGTCTGGGTTACACCGGGCATACCGCTACTAGCTTTCATGGCTGCTGGATTCGTTGTTACAGTCGTCTTCGGAGACCTTCTCGCATACATCTTAGAGGCTATTTTGACTCTGGTCAAATTGGTGGCATAGGTGAGGGGGGCTGCTGCCGCTTATGCTCCGTCGCTTGGTGCCTATTCAATATGTAAAGCACCTTATTCAAAGGCAGACCAAGGCTTCGAGAAGCCTCCTCAACACCCATCTTCAGATCAAACACAGAGTAGAGTATGCTATCGATATCCTCGTATGACAACCCCAGCTCATCTTCAGCCATCTGACCAGCCCATAGCCTAGGGCTACTCCTCTTAGCGACTATCCGCTCAGGCACGCCGAGATAAGCTGCTAAAGCCCTAACTTGGGTCTTGTAGAGCCCGGCTAGCGGCTGAATATCGACACCACCATCACCATATTTTGTGAAGTAACCTATGAGCGCTTCACTTCTATCACCAGTCCCAAGCACAAGCCTATTCAGAAGGTTAGCATAGTAGTAGAGTATGCACATCCTTATCCTAGCCCTAAGATTACCTTCAGCAAGCCTATCCGGCTTCAGATACTCCATGTAAGCGCTGTGGATGGTTGAGATATCTATGTAGATGGTTTCGATACCAAGGCTATTGGCAACAGCCCTAGCGTCCTCAACATCAACAGAAGGGGTGATTCTCGAATCAGGTAAAAGCAACCCTAGCACAGAATCCTTACCTAAGGCTCTTACCGCAAGATACGCCGCTGTTGATGAGTCTAAACCCCCGCTTAGACCTAAGACTACGCCAGATGCTCCAGCGCTAGAAACCTCTCTTCTAATGAACTCTTCGATATCTTTAGCGACCCGCTCGAAGTCGAGTGAGGCTATCTTCTTAAGTAGATTCATCGCCTAATTCAACCACATACCTTAGGAACGAGTAACTTTTATCTTAGATGCTTAACCCCATGAAGCAGATATGGCTGAGCAGAGAGACCTAGCCGACAGAACATTCTGGCTGGCTAAGGAGGAGGAAATCAAAAGAGGAGAAACCACAGACATCTACTTCATCAACGCAGTCAAAGCACTCCAAGCCAAAAACTTGAACCCAAAGGTGGTCATGGAGGTCTACACCAGAAAACTACCCTACAGCGAACCTTGGGCTGTGTTAGGTGGAATCTATGAGGCTGCGAAGCTGCTCGAGGGGCTGCCGATCGATGTCTACGCTATGGAGGAGGCTGAAATCTTCTTATCACCCCGCTCATCAACTACCTACGAGCCTGTCCTAAGAATAGAGGGGAGGTATCAGGATTTTGCGGTATATGAAAACCCCCTCCTAGGCTTAATCTGCACCAACACATCCCTGTTAACGAAATCGGTTAGAGTGAAGCAAGCAGCAGGGGATAAAATGGTCCTAAGCTTCGGAACAAGGAGAACCCACCCAGCTTTAGCGCCTACTGTTGAAAGAGCAGCATACATAGCTGGGTTAGATGGCTTATCAAACGTCCTCGGCTCTAAGCTCCTAGGAGTTAAGCCAGCTGGCACCATGCCGCACGCCCTCATACTATGCTTCGGGGATCAGAAGGCAGCTTGGCTCGCCTTCGATGAAGCGGTTTCAGAGGACACGCCTAGAATAGCGCTGATAGACACGCTCTGGGACGAGAAAGCAGAAGCGATACTCGCACTCGAAACCCTAAAAGATAGACTCTGGGGAGTAAGGTTAGATACACCAACCTCAAGGCGTGGAAACTTCAGAAGAATAATCGAAGAAGTAAGGTGGGAACTCAACCTAAGAGGGGGCGAGAAGGTGAAGATCGTTGTATCAGGAGGGTTAGATGAAGAGGAGATCAAGGCGCTGAAGGATATTGTAGATGGCTTTGGGGTGGGCACAGCAATAACAGCAGCACCAATCATCGACTTCAACGCAAAAATCGTTGAGGTGGAAGAAGATGGTGCTCTTAAACCCAGGGCAAAGCGCGGAGACCTCTCAGGCGCTAAAGAGGTCTACAGATTTGAGGGGACATTCAGAGATAGGGTTGTGCCTAGGGGGCGAAGCATCGAGGGTCCGTGGCGCAATCTGCTCACTCCCTTGATAGAGGACGGTAAGATTGTGAGGAGGTTTAAGACGCCGAGCGAGCTCAGATCTGAGTTGAAGATGAAGATAAGTAGGTTGGGCGAGGCTGAGGTCTCACTCACCACCTAACCCTTCCAGAGCCCTATGAGCAAGCCGATTATAAACGAGATAGAGGTGTATGGTATGAAGTTTATCAGAGGACCAGCTCCGCTTTGAATAAGAGGTAGATAGGTTAAGGCGGCTTTCATCAACTCCTCAGTAGAGGGGAGCTGCACATACCCAATAGCTGCCAGAACCACGATGAGTACGATCACCACCAGTATAAGCTTCAGCGCCCTCTTAATTATGACACCAACTAGTAAACCGATTATGAAAGGCACTACCGTAGGGAGAATCCAAGCCACTTCTTCCGGAACCATACTCATACTTCTCTTATTCTCAACGCACCATATATAAGGATATGCGATTAAAGTGGTAGCAAACTACTCACACATACAGCATATAGTAGTCCGTCTTCTCCACCTT includes the following:
- a CDS encoding NAD+ synthase, with amino-acid sequence MNLLKKIASLDFERVAKDIEEFIRREVSSAGASGVVLGLSGGLDSSTAAYLAVRALGKDSVLGLLLPDSRITPSVDVEDARAVANSLGIETIYIDISTIHSAYMEYLKPDRLAEGNLRARIRMCILYYYANLLNRLVLGTGDRSEALIGYFTKYGDGGVDIQPLAGLYKTQVRALAAYLGVPERIVAKRSSPRLWAGQMAEDELGLSYEDIDSILYSVFDLKMGVEEASRSLGLPLNKVLYILNRHQATEHKRQQPPSPMPPI
- a CDS encoding nicotinate phosphoribosyltransferase, with translation MAEQRDLADRTFWLAKEEEIKRGETTDIYFINAVKALQAKNLNPKVVMEVYTRKLPYSEPWAVLGGIYEAAKLLEGLPIDVYAMEEAEIFLSPRSSTTYEPVLRIEGRYQDFAVYENPLLGLICTNTSLLTKSVRVKQAAGDKMVLSFGTRRTHPALAPTVERAAYIAGLDGLSNVLGSKLLGVKPAGTMPHALILCFGDQKAAWLAFDEAVSEDTPRIALIDTLWDEKAEAILALETLKDRLWGVRLDTPTSRRGNFRRIIEEVRWELNLRGGEKVKIVVSGGLDEEEIKALKDIVDGFGVGTAITAAPIIDFNAKIVEVEEDGALKPRAKRGDLSGAKEVYRFEGTFRDRVVPRGRSIEGPWRNLLTPLIEDGKIVRRFKTPSELRSELKMKISRLGEAEVSLTT